TTCAGTTACTTCTTCAGTAGATTCAAATTCAAAATCTTTATTTGTAGAGAAAACAAAACCACCTAAATCTTCTAAACTAGACATTTTTTTTGCCATACCTTATTATTTTAAAATAAAAAGACACTGAAAAATTCAGTGTCTTTAATCTTATATAAATTTACAGATTATTTTTTAATTAATCCTAATTCTACCAATCTTTCGTATAAAAATTCTCCAGCGGTAATGTCTTCATATTGTTTTGGATGATTTTCATCAATACAATTTTCTAAACAATTAAGCGGCATAGAGCTTATTGGGTGCATAAAGAAGGGAATAGAATAACGTGATGTACCCCATAATTCTCTTGGTGGATTCACAACTTGGTGAATGGTAGATTTTAAACGGTTGTTAGAATGGCGTGATAACATATCACCTACATTAATAACTAACTGATCATCTTCTGCAATAGCATCAATCCATTCGCCTTTGTGATTTTGCACTTGCAGTCCTTTACCTTGAGCTCCCATTAATAAGGTAATTAAATTGATATCGCCGTGAGCTGCAGCGCGAACTGCATCTTTTGGTTCGTCTAAAATAGGAGGGTAGTGAATTGGGCGTAAAATTGAATTTCCGTTTTTAACGTAGTTGTCAAAATAAAATTCATCTAATCCTAAAAAAATAGCTAAAGCACGTAATACGTAAACTCCAGTTTTCTCTAGCATTTTATAAGCTTCTTTAGTTGTAGCATTAAACTCAGGTAATTCTTCAACTAAAACATTTTTTGGGTATTCAGCTTCTAATATCGGATCGTTCTCAACAAATTGACCAACATGCCAAAATTCTTTTAAATCTCCAACTTTTCTGCCTTTAGCCGATTCTTTTCCGAAAGAAACATAACCGCGTTGCCCGCCAATTCCAGGAACAATGTACTTTTCCTTAGTTTCGATAGGTAATTCGAATAAGTTTTTAACTTCTTTATATAAGTCGTCAACCAATTTAGGTTCTAAAAAGTGACCACTTAATGCTACGAAACCAATTTCTTCGTAGGCTTTTCCGATTTCATTTACAAATTTTTGTTTACGTACCGGGTCATCCGATAGGAAATCACGTAAGTCAACACTAGGAATGTTTTGCATTGTACTTAGTAGTTTGTATAATTTTTACAAAAGTATAAAATAAATGGTTTGCTTGTTTAAAAAGATGCCATTAAGGTTTAGTTTTTTGCAATTAATCAAAAAATTTATAAAATTCGCTATAAGAATGTTGTAAATCTAACACCAAAGCATTGGCTTTGTTAGTATCGGTTTCTAAATTTAGTGATTTTACCAAAATCATATGCGGATGTAACCATTTGTGCAATTCTTCATGTGCTTGGCCCGTCATGGTACAACTTTTAATTAATTGATTGTTTTGTTGCTTAACCTGATCTGCCAAAGCCTTAAAATCGGTTTGTCCTTCTTGAATAAAAGCATTTACCAAAGCTTCTCCTTGAGATACAAAAGGTTTCATTTCAGGGTTTACAGCCCATTTTTCGCCTTTGTTAAGTTCCAATCCGTTCGGATTAGTTTGGGGTTGGTTTACTATTTTTGTTGTTAATTCATCAACTTCTACTAGCTCGTTTTTCTGATTGCAACTGATGCAAAATCCAACACAGATACTTAAATAAATTATTTTTTTTATCATAATTTTTACAGCTTAGTTTAAAGAATAACTTACATATAATAAAGAAATAATGCTGTATTTATTGCTTTTACTTGCATTTTTTATTCAACTTAAAATACTTTTTGGGTAAATGATTAATTTCAGACTTTTTCTTCCCGAATTATTTTTTTATAAAAAAAGGTTAATTAAATTAGTAACTTCATAATGTAATTTATTTTTTTAAGTCAAATACATAAATAATAAAAACACAATTAACTAACTAACAAAAACAAGAATGAGTTATTACCAAATTGAAAATTTAGAAGAATATTTTAAACATTATAAAAAATCGATTCGCGAACCTAAAAAGTTTTGGGGTAAAATTGCTGAAGAAAACTTTACTTGGTACCAAAATTGGGATAAAGTTTTAGAAGGAGATTTATTTCAGGCCAATGTAAAATGGTTTAGCAATGCAAAGTTAAATATTGTAAAAAATTGTTTAGATCGTCATTTAAGTAAACGTGGTAACAAAAACGCAATCATTTTTGAACCCAATAATCCGGACGAACCAAGTCAATTTATTACATACAACGAGCTTTACGAACGTGTTTGTAAAATGGCAAACGTTTTACTAGAACAAGGCGTTAAAAAAGGAGATCGTGTTTGCATTTATTTACCAATGATTCCGGAATTAACCATTTCTATCTTAGCTTGTGCGCGTATTGGTGCCATTCATTCGGTAATTTTTGCTGGTTTTTCTGCATCAGCTTTAGCTTCACGTATTGAAGATTGCGGAGCAAAGCTTGTAATTACTTCAGACGGAGCGTTTCGCGGAAATAAAGTTTTAGATTTAAAAGCAATTGTTGACGAAGCTTTAACGCAAACGCCAGAAGTTGCTAAAGTTTTACTTGTAAAACGTACCAATAACAAAATTAACATTGTACCAAATCGTGATTTATGGGTTGATGATTTGCTAGCAGCCGCATCATCAAACAGCGTGGCCGAAGTTATGGATGCCGAAGATCCATTGTTTATTTTATATACTTCTGGTTCTACCGGAAAGCCAAAAGGCATGTTACATACAACAGCTGGATATATGGTTTATGTAGGCTACACGTTTAAAAATTTATTTAATTATAAAGAAGATGATATTTTTTGGTGTACTGCCGATATTGGCTGGATTACCGGACATTCGTACAATTTATACGGCCCGTTATTAAACGGAGCAACAACGGTTATTTTTGAAGGCGTACCATCGTACCCAGATTTTGGTAGGTTTTGGCAAGTTATTGAAAAACATAAAATTACCCAATTTTATACCGCACCAACAGCCATTCGTGCCTTAGCAAAAGAAAATTTAAGTTTTGTAGATAATCACGACTTAAGTTCTTTACGCGTTTTAGGTTCGGTTGGAGAACCAATTAATGAAGAAGCTTGGCACTGGTACAACAACCACGTAGGACAAAAAAAATGTCCAATTATTGATACATGGTGGCAAACCGAAACCGGTGGTGTTTTAATTTCTGCTTTACCATTTATTACGCCAACCAAACCAACCTATGCAAGTTTACCTTTACCAGGGGTTTTACCGGTTTTAATGGATGATAAAAGAAATGAGATTGATGACAACCAAGTTGTAGGTAATTTATGTATTAAACAACCATGGCCGGGCATGGCTAGAACCATTTGGGGCGATCACCAACGTTTTATTGATACGTATTTTACTGCTTTTCCAGGTAAATATTTTACTGGAGATGGTGCTTTACGTGATGAAGTTGGTTATTATAGAATTACAGGCCGTGTAGATGATGTTGTAATTGTTTCTGGTCATAATTTAGGAACAGCTCCGATAGAAGATGCAATTAACGAGCATCCGGCGGTTGCAGAATCTGCTATTGTTGGTTATCCGCACGATGTAAAAGGAAATGGATTGTACGGTTTTGTTACTTTAAAAGAAATTGGAGAATACCGCGATCGTAACAACTTAATTAAAGAAATTAACGAACAAATTGCAACCAGCATCGGACCAATTGCAAAATTAGATAAAATTCAGTTTGTTGAAGGTTTACCTAAAACCAGATCGGGTAAAATTATGCGACGCATTTTACGTAAAATTGCCGAAGGAGATTTTTCTAATTTTGGAGATACATCAACCTTATTAGATCCAGAAATTGTTGATAAAATTAAAGACGGTAAAATCTAAATAAAAAAAATCCCAAACATTGTTTGGGATTTTTTTTATTTTTTAAACGCTGTACCAAGTAATTAAATAAATAGCTAATAGCGCTAAAACAATTCCAACTGCGTTTATTTTATTTATTTTTTCTTTAAAAATAAAATAACCTACAATGGTTGATAAAATAATAACTCCCAAATTCATTGTGACAAAAACAATAGTAGGATTATCTTTTAAAACCTGATGTGCTTTTATGTAGGTATAAATATTACCAAAATTTAAAGTTCCTAATAAAAGCCCCCATTTTATAGTATTTAAATTATAAACAACTTTCGGTTTTTTAAGCAAAGCAATTACAGAACTAATTATAAAAGCTAAAGTAAAAATAAATAATAGGGAAGAGGTGTACGAAATGTTTTGAATTAAAGCAATTTGTTTAAACAAAACATCAACCAAACCATAGCCTAATAACACCAAAATAGGCATAAAATAAAACGATGTGTTTTTTGTAATACCTTTTTTGTATAAAATTAAAAATATCGCTAAAAATCCAAGCGCTAACCCAACTATTTTAGATTGATTTAAAACCTGATTCCAAACAAATACCGAAACCAAAATAGGAATAAGTAATGAAAAACGTTGTGCAATATCGGTTTTAATAATACCAACCTGTAAAATTGATTTATTTAATATTAAAAATAAAGTTGGTAATAAAATACCTAATAATGCATAAATAGGTAAATTATCGGCATAGGTTTGTATGGTGTAATAGTTGCTATCAAACAAAAAATAGCAATAAACAATCGCTAATAAATAATTAAAATGAATGATTGAAAAAACAGAAACATTACTATTTTTAGCCCATTTAAACAAAGCTGCAACGCTAACGCTACAAAAAATACTGATAAGTAAATAATACATTTTTAAAAGAGTATTTTAGAAAACGCTTCTGGTGCATTGCTTACATTGGTTGTCCAACTTGATGCAGCATCTTCATCAGCTCCGTCAGAAATAAATTTTAAACATAAAAAATCAATTTCATATTGCTTGGCTACTAATGCTAGGGCGTAAGCTTCCATATCAACAACAGTAAACGGTTTGTTTATTAAATTGGTTTCAAAATTATCGCCTGTGCCACAAATTCCTTGCTCTAAATTAGGTAATTTAATCCCATAATCTAAAATTACAGGTTGATTGGTTAGTGGCGTTTGATACAATTCAAAACCTAATCCGGTAACATCCATATCGCGTTGAATAAATTGCGTACAATTAACAATGGCATATTTTACAAAAGTTGTACTTCCGGCCGTACCTAAATTAATTATAAGTTTAGGTTGATATTTTTGAATGGCTTGAATTACTTTTAAAGTTGCGTTTATTTTACCAATTCCGGTAAATACAAGGTTATAATCATTAAAAAAAGTTCCTGCTTCAGATTCTAAAGCAAAAACAAATAAAATTTCGTTTTTTTCGTATTTTACTGCGTTTATAATCATGGTATAAAATAAAAAAACCGATGAAAAAATCATCGGTTGTTATGCGGAGAAAGAGGGATTCGAACCCCCGGACCTGTTACAGTCAATAGTTTTCAAGACTACCGCAATCGACCACTCTGCCATTTCTCCTTACTTGTAATCGGATGCAAATATAAAACTTTTTTTTAAAATAAAAATTAATTATTCGTAATTACTTTTGGGCTGCTATATTCGCTATTTAAAATTAAAGATAAATCACCGTGTAACTGATTTAAAAAATCGGTAATTAGCTTAATATGACCATTAATTTCTTTAACTACTTCAGCATACGATTTTAGCTCGTAAACATATAAAATTTGAGCTAAATCTTTCTGAATGTTAAGTTTATATTTCTGTGCGAATTCGCTCAAAATATCTTTAATTACCGGTGCATGATCAGAATTGATATAAAAAAATGTTTCGCTTAACTGAATTTTATCTTGTAAATGCGACGGAATATTTTCAGACATTATGTTTACAATACAATCAATAACCGATTTATAGTTTTTAATGGATTTGGATATCAGGCTCTTTTTTTTAAGCCAATCTGTCGATTCTAAGGTTTCAAAATCATCTATTTTTTCTTCAATAAACGAATCTGTTGCGGGAACAATACTCAAAGTTAAGTTGTAATTTTTCATAAGGAATAAAGATTAGATTTTAGGACTCTACAATTTAATTAATTTAATGTTAAAAACAAGAGATTAATTTGAAAAAAACTTATATTTAAGCTCAGCAATTATATTTAATTGAATAATCCCTAAATCTGATGAAAAGAAATTTTATCCTATCTGTTGCAGTATTCGCATTATTTCAGCTTCAAGCCCAAGCTCAAATATTAATTCCACAATCTAGTTCACGCGCTAATAATGAACAAGTTATTGGTTTAACTAAGGTAAAGGTTGATTATGCCCGTCCAAGCATTAAAGGCCGAACCGTTTATGGCGAATTGGTTCCTTACGGAAAAATGTGGAGAACCGGAGCGAATGAAAATACAGTAATTCATTTTTCTACCGATGTACTTTTTGGTGAAGTTCCGGTAAAAAAAGGCAGTTACGCATTATATACATTACCTAAAGCAGATAATTGGGAATTTATTTTATATAAAGATACAAACAATTGGGGGTTACCAGAAAAATGGGATGAAGCCAAAGTTGCAGCCGCGCAACTGCTAAACCAGAAAGCCTTTCTAGAACAGTAGAAAATTTTACAATTGATTTTAATCATATTGATACCAATGGCGCTTCGTTAGAATTAGCTTGGGAAAAAACGATTGTTGCACTAAAAATTTTAGTTCCAACAAATGAAATTGCTATGAAAAGCATAGAAACAACCTTAGCTGGCCCAAATGCAACCGATTATTACGAATCAGCTCAGTACATTTACCAAGCTAATGGCGATTTAAACAAAGCGTTAATATGGGTAAATACAGCTATTGATATGAGCCATAAAGCAAACGAAACTCCGTTTTGGTACTATCGTTTAAAAGCTTTAATACAAGCTAAATTAGGAGATTATCGTGGTGCAGTTGATGCGGCAAACAAATCATTAACAGGTGCAGAAAAAGCAAATAATGCCGAATACATAAAATCTAATACAGATTCTATTAAAGAATGGAGTAAAAAGATATAAAGAAAAAGGAGTTCAAATAGAACTCCTTTTTTATTTAAAATGGTAAATCATTATCATCATTATCCGCATTTGCCTGCGATTCGTTTTGTGGCGCAACCTGATTGTGATTGGTTTCTGTATTTCTTTGTGAATTGGAGTTGGCACTATCTACAAACTCAATTTCACGAACATTACAAATCGGAATTGCAACAGCTTGTCCATCTTTTACATAAGCTTCAGCACCTGCTTTTCCTGTAACCAATAACTTAGTTCCTTTTTTTATATAAGCAGCTAAATTGGGTGATGTGGTATAACGCGTACATCTAAACCATTCGGTGCGCGATTGCTTTACGCCATTAGTATCTTTCCAGCTTTCGGTAACAGCTAAATTAAAACGAATGGCATATCTATTATTTTCAAATTGATGCGTTTCGGCATCGTTTCCTACATTTCCTAACAGAATTAACTGATTCATAAGCTCGAGTATTTTTGGTTTATTTAAAGATACAAAAATTAATACACGGCTTTTAAATTGTTAATAAAATAATTTTCAGGCGAATACGTATATTGCGTTAGTTCAGAAACTAATTCTTTTTTAGGAACATAATCTTTATGCTCGGTTCCGTAATTAATACGAATCATCGCAATAGGCGATTCATACAAATCTTCAAAGTTATTTTTAGCAAATAAAAAATAGTTTGATAAAACGCGCGTATTTAAATGCGTATCCGGATTTACTAACAATTGGCTACAAACATCGTTGGTAGAAATTAACGAAACTATTTTCCCATTTAACAGCTGAATAAAAACTTTAGCATTTTTATCGATGCATTTAGCCGGAATAAAATCGCTATTTGCTTCAATCAATTGCATGTATAAATACAAAACACCACTATCGTTAACCATAGAAAAATTTAGGATTTCTTTGCGGTTGCCAAATATTTTTTCATCCATAATGTATTCTACCGTTTTCTTTACATCAATAGAATCGTTTTTTTCGTGAAAATCAATTTGAGCTTCTTTAAACTTTTCTTGAGCTATGGATTGAAAACCTACAAAAAGTAGAAATAATAAGGCTATTTTTTTCATAATTAAATTTTAGAGCAAATAAGTATTGTTTTTTGTTGATTGCTGGTTGTGGTTGCAAAAGCATAAACCGAACCGCCGTCAGCTATTTTATATTTTTTTCTTAACTCTTCTACCGAAACCGGAAAGTTACGGGTAGTAAGATTCATTTTTTTATTTTTTAAATATTCATTCGCGTTTATCTTCGTAAATTCAAAGCTGTTCTCAACTTTAAAACTTCGTCCCGGAAAATCTGTTACCAAATGATCTGACGTGTACAAATGCGAATGTGCGTGTAATTTAGTTAATTTATATGTATTTGCAATAGCATGAAATAAGCCCGATTTCATTATAGCAGCGTTAGGTTCGTAAACAAATTGTTTAGGTATGCTGTAAACAACTTCAGCATCATCTTGTAAAAGATGCGTAAAAACCTGATTGCCAGATTTACTAATATTTACGGTTTGTACCTCAATAGCGCCATCAAAATTAAGCTCAAGTTCTAATAAAAATTCTTTTACTTCATTTTCTAAAGCAATAATATGTACTTTTTTAACAAACTTTAGTTCAGAAATGGCTAAAGAAATATCTAAAATAGGGGAGTTTTTAATTAAAATAGAATTTGAAAACGTAAAATAATAATCTAAAAGTTCTGGCACGTTTGGCAAGCAATCTTTTAGCATAAAAACTTTACCTTTTATATCGTTTCTGCGCGAAGGATCAACATAAATCCAATCAAAAGTTTCGTTTAAATCTTTTAAAATTTCAGTTGAATCTCCGGTTTTGCAAACCACATGATCTAACCCAAATTCTTTACAATTATGCGCTACAATTTGCGAAAGTTTTTCATTCATTTCACAATGCACCACGCGTTTAAAATATTTTGCAAAATAAAATACATCAACCCCGAAACCGCCCGTTAAATCAATTAACGAATTACCCGAAATAAGTTGTGCTTTATATGCTGCAGTTGCTTCTGACGAAGTTTGCTCGACAGATAATTTACTTGGATAAACAATGGATTGAGCAGCAAACCAAGTAGGTAATTTAGTTTTGCTTTTTTGCTTGGCAACAATCTGATTTAAAACATCGGCCCAAACCAAATCTGGAAACGGATTTTTTGTTAAGGCCAGCTCTGTAATTTGTGCGGTTAGATTTTGGTTTATAAACTTTTGCACCTCGGGGTTTAACAAACGTAAAGGCATTATTTTTTAATTAAATTGGTTAATTGAAACAACATAATGGCTGTTGCCTGAATTACGTTCATGCTGCTGTTTTTACCATACATTTCAATATGTACTTTTTGATTGGCTAAATCTAATAACGATTGCTGAATGCCATTAACTTCGCTACCAATTAATAAATAAATGGGTTGGTTGGTGACTTGTAATTCGGTAAGCAGAATACTATCGTCTGTTATTTCTAAAGCAAGTACCTGTGCCTGATTTTGTTGAATTAATTCGCACACAATCTGTGTGTCTTCAACTAATTCAAAAGGTACAATTCGGTGCGTACTTCTTGATGTTTTATTTATTTTTCGATCAACAAATGGAATGTTTTTTCCGAGTAAAATTATTTTTTCTACGCCATAAGCTTCCGCGATTCGAAACAATGATCCGATATTTTCCTGAAAATACAAATGATCAGAAATAATGGTAATAGGAAAGTTTTGGTGATTAAATTGCGTTTGATTATGTGTTAATTGTTCAGACATATTTAATTGCTAAAAGCGTAATTTATAATATTGGCACCCATTTGCAGCGCAGTTTTACGTACGTTTTCAGGATTGTTATGAATTTCTGGGTTTTCCCAGCCGTCACCCAAATCGGTTTCGTAGGTGTACAAAAGTACAATTCTATTTTTAATTATGATAGCAAATGCTTGGGCAGGTTTGCCATCATGCTCATGAATTTTAGGTAAACCGTTTGGAAACGAAAAGGGCGCTTGAAAAATAGGATGGTTTTTACCCAATTCAACCAACGGTTGATTGGGAAATATTTTGGCAATTTCATTACGAATGTAAACATCCATACCGTAATTATCATCAATATGTAAAAAACCTCCATTTTCTAAATACTTACGTAAATTTTTCATATCTGCATCAGAAAAAGAAACATTTCCATGCCCTGTCATATGCACAAATGGATATGAAAATAGGGCAGTGCTATTTGCCTCAACCGTTGGAATATTTTTTTCAATACGCGTATTAATTTGCGCATTACAAAACTGCACTAAATTAGGTAACGAAGTTGGATTAGCATACCAATCGCCACCGCCATTGTATTTTAACAAAGCAATTTGCTGTGAAAATGCAGTTATAGCTAACATAAAATGCAAGAAAAATAAGGCAAACCTCATAACTATTTTTTTTATAAATATAAAAAAAGGCGAGAAACAACTCGCCTAATTCTTGGTTTATTTTTGATAACTAAATTCTAACGGATTAGAAATGTTTTTTGCTTTATTTTCTGCTTCTTGTGCACGTAATTCTACACGTCTAATTTTTCCGGAAATAGTTTTAGGTAATTCGGTTACAAATTCGATAACGGGGCATTTTATAAGGTGCCAAATGTTCGCGTGAATACGTAAACAATTGATTAGCTAGTTCCTGGTTGGGTTCATACTTTTTATGCGTAGAAAGTACAACAAAAGCTTTAACCTCAAATCCTTTAACCGGATGCGGGGTACCAACAACGGCAGATTCTAGCACGCAATCGTGTTCTAATAAAACCGATTCAACTTCAAACGGACCAATGCGATAATCTGATGCTTTAATTACATCATCATCGCGCCCAATAAACCAAATATATCCATCAGCATCACGATATGCTTTATCTCCGGTATAATATAAGCCGTGTTTAAAAGCTTGTGCTTCACGTTCTTTATCAAACAAATATCCTTTAAAAATGCCGTTAATAGGTTTATCACCATTCATTTTAATACAAATATTTCCTTCTTCGTTATCAGGTAAAATAACACCATTTTCATCAGCAATAACTACATCGTATAAAAACAAAGGTTTACCCATTGATCCGTATTTTAAAGGCGCACCAATTAAATTACCTATAATACAGGTAGATTCGGTTTGTCCAAATCCGTCTCGAATCGTAATTCCGGTTCCTTTTTTCCATTCCTCAATAATTTCAGGATTTAAAGGCTCGCCAGCTGCTACGCATTGTTGCAATGAAAATTGATATTGTTTTAAATCTTCTTGAATAAACAAACGTAAAACGGTTGGTGGCGCACATAAAGTTGTTATTTTATGCTTTTCGATTAATTTTAAGGTAGTTGCTGCATCAAAACGATTTAAGGTATGATATGCAAAAATGGTTGCGCCCATATTCCAAGGAGCAAAAAAACTACTCCAAGCAAATTTAGCCCAACCGGGTTGCGATATGTTATAATGAATATCAGAATTATTTAATCCAATCCACGCTGTGGTGGTTAAATGCCCTAAAGTTAAACTTTGATGTGTATGACAAACAATTTTAGGTAATCCGGTTGTGCCCGAGGTGAAAAATAAAAATAATGTATCATCTGGATTGTTAGCTGCGCCAGATGCATTAGTTGATTCTTTTTCGATATCTGCTAACGAATACCAACCAGGGCAAGTACCTTCGGCAATGATTTTAACAGGAATTTGTTTTCCTAAAATTTGTTCTGCCTCTTCAGTTTTAAATGCGTTTTCCTGATCTGCAAAAACAATCTTTGGAAACGTTTTCTCGAATCGGTAAACCAAGTCTTTTGTTCCTAGAATAGATGCTGCAGGAATCATCTGAAAACCACCTTTAATATTTGCTAAAATAGCAACCCAACTTATGGGCTGTAACATTATTTGGGTTAAAACAACATCACCTTTTTTAATGCCTTTATTGGCTAAAAAGTTAAGTAATTGATTGGTCCAACTGGCTAATTGTAAAAAAGAATATTCTTTTACATCGGTTCCGTCAGTCCATAATAAGGCCGTTTTATTTGGATGATTTTGGGTATGAATTCCTTCAAAAACATCTACAACCCAATTCATTTTATTCGGTTTTGTTAACTTATAATTTTGTAACGCGGAGTATTGTTTGTCTGCTAGCAGTTTGGTAACTTCTGTAAATAACGTTTTCATATTTATTTAATGTTTTCTGAGATTGTTGTTTACACAAGTTAAACAATTTGTATGGGAACTTATTCAATATCAACTATTTTTACGAAAATTTAAGTTGATTAATAAAAAACATATTTTTAAATGCAGTTAAAGCAAATTTTAGTTTATATTTAATATTTAAAATTCAATCATGCGCGTATCAAATATATTTTTAACGGTAGATATTGTTTTATTTAAAAAGCAAAATACAGCTACAAAAGTTTTATTAATTAAACGTAAAAACGAACCTTTTAAAGATTGCTGGGCATTACCTGGTGGATTTGTTGATCAGGATGAAGATTTACATGCAGCAGCTTTACGTGAGTTAGAAGAAGAAACCAGTATAAAACTAACTGCATTAAAGCAATTAGGTGCTTTTGGAACGCCAAAACGAGATCCGCGCAGCCATGTAGTAAGCGTTGCTTATTTTGCGTATGTTGCTACAGATACAACCGCGGTTGCTCAAGATGATGCTAAAGATGTAGCTTGGTTTGATTTAGAAAATTTACCCGAAATTGCTTTTGATCATGCCGATATTTTAAAATTAGCTTGCAGCCGATATTTATAAACAAAAAGGAGAACTTAAAGTTCTCCTTTTCTTGATGTATTGATTTATCGTTAAACATTGTATTTATTGAAAAACATCAATAAATATAGGATGTTAAGTGATTTTTAAACAGTTTGTTTTTGCAATAAATATCACTAAATAACATTAGATATTAATTCACCGTACAATAATCATACAAATTGTTTGTAATTTGTATTTTTGTATAAACAACAATATTTATGGCTACGGTTAACTTCTTATATCGATCTAAGTTAGATTCGGCTAATCTTACTGCACGCTTACTATTCAGGCACGAAGGTAAGGATTATACTTTTGATGCTTTAATTAGAAAAAAAGTCACTTTAGAATTTTGGAAAAAACGAAACAAAAAAATTAGAGATGTAAACTTTAATAATCTTCAAAATGAAATAAACAATGAACTAAGTGAGGTTAGAACTCATGTTTTAAAAGAATTCGATAGTGTTTTTTATTCTAATCAAGAATTGCTGACAAGTATTATTAACAAACAGTGGTTGATAAATGTTGTATCATCATACTATAGT
This genomic window from Flavobacterium agricola contains:
- a CDS encoding EamA family transporter, which encodes MYYLLISIFCSVSVAALFKWAKNSNVSVFSIIHFNYLLAIVYCYFLFDSNYYTIQTYADNLPIYALLGILLPTLFLILNKSILQVGIIKTDIAQRFSLLIPILVSVFVWNQVLNQSKIVGLALGFLAIFLILYKKGITKNTSFYFMPILVLLGYGLVDVLFKQIALIQNISYTSSLLFIFTLAFIISSVIALLKKPKVVYNLNTIKWGLLLGTLNFGNIYTYIKAHQVLKDNPTIVFVTMNLGVIILSTIVGYFIFKEKINKINAVGIVLALLAIYLITWYSV
- a CDS encoding class I SAM-dependent methyltransferase, giving the protein MPLRLLNPEVQKFINQNLTAQITELALTKNPFPDLVWADVLNQIVAKQKSKTKLPTWFAAQSIVYPSKLSVEQTSSEATAAYKAQLISGNSLIDLTGGFGVDVFYFAKYFKRVVHCEMNEKLSQIVAHNCKEFGLDHVVCKTGDSTEILKDLNETFDWIYVDPSRRNDIKGKVFMLKDCLPNVPELLDYYFTFSNSILIKNSPILDISLAISELKFVKKVHIIALENEVKEFLLELELNFDGAIEVQTVNISKSGNQVFTHLLQDDAEVVYSIPKQFVYEPNAAIMKSGLFHAIANTYKLTKLHAHSHLYTSDHLVTDFPGRSFKVENSFEFTKINANEYLKNKKMNLTTRNFPVSVEELRKKYKIADGGSVYAFATTTSNQQKTILICSKI
- a CDS encoding 5'-methylthioadenosine/S-adenosylhomocysteine nucleosidase family protein, with protein sequence MIFSSVFLFYTMIINAVKYEKNEILFVFALESEAGTFFNDYNLVFTGIGKINATLKVIQAIQKYQPKLIINLGTAGSTTFVKYAIVNCTQFIQRDMDVTGLGFELYQTPLTNQPVILDYGIKLPNLEQGICGTGDNFETNLINKPFTVVDMEAYALALVAKQYEIDFLCLKFISDGADEDAASSWTTNVSNAPEAFSKILF
- a CDS encoding single-stranded DNA-binding protein is translated as MNQLILLGNVGNDAETHQFENNRYAIRFNLAVTESWKDTNGVKQSRTEWFRCTRYTTSPNLAAYIKKGTKLLVTGKAGAEAYVKDGQAVAIPICNVREIEFVDSANSNSQRNTETNHNQVAPQNESQANADNDDNDLPF
- a CDS encoding DUF4159 domain-containing protein: MRFALFFLHFMLAITAFSQQIALLKYNGGGDWYANPTSLPNLVQFCNAQINTRIEKNIPTVEANSTALFSYPFVHMTGHGNVSFSDADMKNLRKYLENGGFLHIDDNYGMDVYIRNEIAKIFPNQPLVELGKNHPIFQAPFSFPNGLPKIHEHDGKPAQAFAIIIKNRIVLLYTYETDLGDGWENPEIHNNPENVRKTALQMGANIINYAFSN
- a CDS encoding isopenicillin N synthase family dioxygenase; translation: MQNIPSVDLRDFLSDDPVRKQKFVNEIGKAYEEIGFVALSGHFLEPKLVDDLYKEVKNLFELPIETKEKYIVPGIGGQRGYVSFGKESAKGRKVGDLKEFWHVGQFVENDPILEAEYPKNVLVEELPEFNATTKEAYKMLEKTGVYVLRALAIFLGLDEFYFDNYVKNGNSILRPIHYPPILDEPKDAVRAAAHGDINLITLLMGAQGKGLQVQNHKGEWIDAIAEDDQLVINVGDMLSRHSNNRLKSTIHQVVNPPRELWGTSRYSIPFFMHPISSMPLNCLENCIDENHPKQYEDITAGEFLYERLVELGLIKK
- the acs gene encoding acetate--CoA ligase; translated protein: MSYYQIENLEEYFKHYKKSIREPKKFWGKIAEENFTWYQNWDKVLEGDLFQANVKWFSNAKLNIVKNCLDRHLSKRGNKNAIIFEPNNPDEPSQFITYNELYERVCKMANVLLEQGVKKGDRVCIYLPMIPELTISILACARIGAIHSVIFAGFSASALASRIEDCGAKLVITSDGAFRGNKVLDLKAIVDEALTQTPEVAKVLLVKRTNNKINIVPNRDLWVDDLLAAASSNSVAEVMDAEDPLFILYTSGSTGKPKGMLHTTAGYMVYVGYTFKNLFNYKEDDIFWCTADIGWITGHSYNLYGPLLNGATTVIFEGVPSYPDFGRFWQVIEKHKITQFYTAPTAIRALAKENLSFVDNHDLSSLRVLGSVGEPINEEAWHWYNNHVGQKKCPIIDTWWQTETGGVLISALPFITPTKPTYASLPLPGVLPVLMDDKRNEIDDNQVVGNLCIKQPWPGMARTIWGDHQRFIDTYFTAFPGKYFTGDGALRDEVGYYRITGRVDDVVIVSGHNLGTAPIEDAINEHPAVAESAIVGYPHDVKGNGLYGFVTLKEIGEYRDRNNLIKEINEQIATSIGPIAKLDKIQFVEGLPKTRSGKIMRRILRKIAEGDFSNFGDTSTLLDPEIVDKIKDGKI
- a CDS encoding TrmH family RNA methyltransferase, with protein sequence MSEQLTHNQTQFNHQNFPITIISDHLYFQENIGSLFRIAEAYGVEKIILLGKNIPFVDRKINKTSRSTHRIVPFELVEDTQIVCELIQQNQAQVLALEITDDSILLTELQVTNQPIYLLIGSEVNGIQQSLLDLANQKVHIEMYGKNSSMNVIQATAIMLFQLTNLIKK